The Macrobrachium nipponense isolate FS-2020 chromosome 13, ASM1510439v2, whole genome shotgun sequence genome has a window encoding:
- the LOC135225299 gene encoding tigger transposable element-derived protein 1-like gives MPGHKPMKDRLNLALCANASGDCKVKPLLVYHSENPRAFKSHKILKEKLHVMWRANARAWVTRQFFTDWVNLVFGPSVKEYLQKNNLPLKALLILDNAPAHPPGLQDDILEEFQFVKVLYLPPNTTSILQPMDQQVIANFKKLFTKHLFRRCFEVAENTKLTLREFWKGHYNIVACLRIIDSAWQEVTRRTLNSAWKKLWPDAVSERDFEGFVPQATVEEIVSLGKSMGLEVDEGDVNELVEEQ, from the coding sequence ATGCCAggccataaacccatgaaggaccgTCTGAACCTTGCATTGTGTGCAAATGCTAGTGGTGACTGTAAAGTAAAGCCACTGCTAGTCTACCATTCTGAAAATCCTCGAGCGTTCAAGTCAcacaaaattctgaaagaaaaactgcacgtaatGTGGCGCGCGAATGCAAGGGCATGGGTTACGCGGCAGTTCTTTACAGATTGGGTAAACCTCGTCTTCGGTCCTTCAGTGAAGGAATATCTTCAAAAGAATAACCTCCCACTGAAAGCCTTATTAATTTTGGATAATGCTCCGGCCCACCCACCTGGTCTTCAAGATGACATTCTCGAGGAGTTCCAGTTTGTGAAAGTCCTCTACCTCCCACCCAACACGACTTCCATCCTGCAACCAATGGATCAGCAGGTcattgcaaattttaaaaagctTTTCACAAAGCACTTGTTCCGCCGATGCTTTGAGGTGGCAGAGAACACCAAGCTTACCCTTCGAGAGTTTTGGAAAGGGCATTACAATATCGTCGCATGTTTACGTATCATTGACTCTGCATGGCAAGAGGTAACGAGACGAACCTTGAACTCGGCGTGGAAAAAGCTATGGCCTGATGCTGTTTCAGAGAGGGACTTCGAAGGGTTCGTACCCCAAGCAACGGTAGAGGAGATTGTGTCCCTCGGAAAGTCGATGGGTCTGGAGGTAGATGAGGGCGACGTCAACGAACTCGTCGAGGAACAGTAG